A section of the Pseudomonas tritici genome encodes:
- the aceF gene encoding dihydrolipoyllysine-residue acetyltransferase translates to MSELIRVPDIGSGEGEVIELFVKVGDTVEADQSILTLESDKASMEIPAPKAGVVKSLKVKLGDRLKEGDELLELEIEGAADAAPAAAAAPAPAAEKPAAAEAPAAPAAAEPAAASVQDIHVPDIGSSGKAKIIELLVKVGDTVEADQSLITLESDKASMEIPSPAAGVVESIAVKLEDEVGTGDFILKLKVQGAAPAAAPAPAAAPAAKAEAAPAAAAPAPAAKAEAAPAPAAAAPALSGAKVHAGPAVRQLAREFGVELNAVSATGPHGRVLKEDVQVYVKSMMQKAKEAPAAGGATGGSGIPPIRTVDFSRFGETEEVPMTRLMQIGASSLHASWLNIPHVTQFDQADITDLEAFRVAQKAVAEKAGVKLTVLPLLLKACAHLLKELPDFNSSLAPSGKAIIRKKYVHIGFAVDTPEGLLVPVIKNVDQKSLLQLAAEAAALAAKARDKKLTADDMQGACFTISSLGHIGGTGFTPIVNAPEVAILGVSKATIQPVWDGKAFQPKLMLPLSLSYDHRVINGAAAARFTQRLSQLLNDIRTILL, encoded by the coding sequence GTGAGCGAACTCATTCGCGTACCTGACATCGGCAGCGGTGAAGGTGAAGTAATCGAGCTGTTTGTGAAGGTCGGCGACACCGTCGAAGCCGACCAGAGCATCCTGACCCTGGAGTCGGACAAGGCGAGCATGGAAATCCCTGCTCCCAAGGCCGGCGTGGTCAAGAGCCTGAAAGTGAAGCTGGGCGACCGCCTGAAAGAAGGCGACGAACTGCTGGAACTGGAAATCGAAGGGGCTGCTGATGCAGCGCCTGCTGCCGCTGCCGCACCCGCGCCTGCTGCTGAAAAGCCTGCTGCTGCCGAGGCCCCTGCAGCCCCTGCGGCTGCAGAACCTGCCGCCGCCAGCGTTCAGGACATCCACGTCCCGGACATCGGCTCGTCGGGCAAGGCCAAGATCATCGAGCTGCTGGTCAAGGTCGGCGACACCGTCGAAGCCGACCAGTCGCTGATCACCCTGGAGTCCGACAAGGCCTCCATGGAAATCCCTTCGCCGGCTGCCGGCGTGGTGGAAAGCATCGCGGTCAAGCTGGAAGACGAAGTCGGCACCGGTGACTTCATCCTCAAGCTGAAAGTACAAGGCGCTGCGCCTGCAGCCGCTCCAGCACCAGCCGCTGCTCCGGCTGCCAAGGCTGAAGCTGCTCCGGCTGCTGCCGCCCCTGCGCCTGCTGCAAAAGCTGAGGCCGCTCCGGCCCCTGCTGCTGCCGCACCTGCGCTAAGTGGTGCCAAGGTTCACGCCGGTCCTGCCGTGCGTCAATTGGCCCGTGAATTCGGCGTTGAGCTGAATGCTGTGTCGGCAACCGGCCCTCACGGCCGCGTGCTGAAGGAAGACGTTCAGGTCTACGTCAAATCCATGATGCAGAAAGCCAAGGAAGCGCCGGCTGCCGGTGGCGCTACCGGTGGTTCGGGCATTCCGCCAATCCGCACCGTGGACTTCAGCCGCTTCGGCGAAACCGAAGAAGTGCCGATGACCCGTCTGATGCAAATCGGCGCGTCGAGCCTGCACGCGAGCTGGCTGAACATCCCGCACGTGACTCAGTTCGACCAGGCCGACATCACCGACCTGGAAGCTTTCCGCGTTGCGCAGAAAGCCGTGGCCGAGAAGGCCGGCGTGAAACTGACCGTGCTGCCACTGCTGCTCAAGGCGTGTGCGCACCTGCTCAAGGAACTGCCGGACTTCAACAGTTCGCTGGCGCCAAGCGGCAAGGCGATCATTCGCAAGAAATACGTGCACATTGGCTTTGCCGTCGACACCCCGGAAGGCCTGCTGGTACCGGTCATCAAGAACGTCGACCAGAAGAGCCTGCTGCAACTCGCTGCCGAAGCCGCTGCACTGGCTGCCAAGGCCCGCGACAAGAAGCTCACCGCAGACGACATGCAAGGCGCGTGCTTCACCATCTCCAGCCTCGGCCACATTGGCGGCACTGGCTTCACGCCAATCGTCAACGCGCCGGAAGTGGCGATCCTGGGTGTGTCCAAGGCCACTATCCAGCCTGTGTGGGACGGTAAAGCGTTCCAGCCTAAGCTGATGTTGCCGCTGTCGCTGTCCTACGATCACCGCGTGATCAACGGCGCCGCTGCTGCTCGCTTCACGCAGCGCTTGAGCCAACTGCTGAACGACATCCGCACCATCCTGCTGTAA
- the aceE gene encoding pyruvate dehydrogenase (acetyl-transferring), homodimeric type, translated as MQDLDPVETQEWLDALESVLDKEGEDRAHYLMTRMGELATRSGSQLPYAITTPYRNTIPVTHEARMPGDLFMERRIRSLVRWNAMAMVMRTNLKDSDLGGHISSFASSATLYDIGFNYFFQAPTNEHGGDLIYFQGHTSPGVYARAFMEGRITEEQMNNFRQEVDGQGLSSYPHPWLMPDFWQFPTVSMGLGPIQAIYQARFMKYLEARGFIPEGKQKVWCFLGDGECDEPESLGAISLAGREKLDNLIFVINCNLQRLDGPVRGNGKIIQELEGVFRGAHWNVTKVIWGRFWDPLLAKDVDGILQRRMDEVIDGEYQNYKAKDGAFVREHFFNTPELKAMVADLSDDEIWKLNRGGHDPYKVYAAYHEAVNHKEQPTVILAKTIKGYGTGAGEAKNTAHNTKKVDVDSLKLFRDRFDIPVKDEELENLPFFKPEPNSAEARYLSERRTALGGFVPQRRAKSVSIPTPPLDTLKAILDGSGDREISTTMAFVRILAQLVKDKEIGSRIVPIIPDEARTFGMEGMFRQLGIYSSVGQLYEPVDKDQVMFYKEDKKGQILEEGINEAGAMSSFIAAGTSYSSHNQPMLPFYIFYSMFGFQRIGDLAWAAGDSRTRGFLIGGTAGRTTLNGEGLQHEDGHSHILAATIPNCRTFDPTYGYELAVIIQDGMKKMTEEQQDVFYYITVMNESYQQPAMPAGVEEGIIKGMYLLEEDTKEAAHHVQLMGSGTILREVREAAKILRDEFNVGADVWSVTSFNELRRDGLAVERNNRLHPGQKPQLSYVEECLNGRKGPVIASTDYMKLFAEQIRQWVPSKEFKVLGTDGFGRSDSRKKLRHFFEVDRHFVVLAALEALADRGEIEPKVVADAIVKFGINPEKRNPLDC; from the coding sequence ATGCAAGACCTCGATCCCGTCGAAACCCAGGAATGGCTGGACGCCCTGGAATCGGTTCTCGACAAAGAAGGCGAAGACCGTGCTCACTACCTGATGACCCGTATGGGCGAACTCGCGACCCGCAGCGGCTCGCAACTGCCTTACGCCATCACTACGCCATACCGCAACACCATCCCCGTTACCCACGAAGCACGCATGCCTGGCGACCTGTTCATGGAACGCCGCATTCGCTCGCTGGTACGTTGGAACGCCATGGCGATGGTAATGCGCACGAACTTGAAAGATTCTGACCTGGGCGGTCACATCTCCAGCTTCGCCTCCAGCGCAACCCTGTATGACATCGGCTTCAACTATTTCTTCCAGGCGCCGACCAACGAACACGGCGGCGACCTCATCTACTTCCAGGGCCACACCTCGCCAGGCGTCTACGCCCGTGCGTTCATGGAAGGCCGCATCACCGAAGAGCAGATGAACAACTTCCGCCAGGAAGTCGACGGCCAGGGCCTGTCGTCCTACCCGCACCCTTGGCTGATGCCTGATTTCTGGCAGTTCCCGACCGTTTCCATGGGTCTGGGTCCAATTCAAGCGATCTACCAGGCACGCTTCATGAAGTACCTGGAAGCCCGTGGCTTCATCCCTGAAGGCAAGCAGAAAGTCTGGTGCTTCCTGGGCGACGGCGAGTGTGACGAGCCGGAATCCCTGGGCGCCATCTCCCTGGCCGGCCGCGAGAAGCTCGACAACCTGATCTTCGTCATCAACTGCAACCTGCAGCGCCTCGACGGCCCGGTTCGCGGCAACGGCAAGATCATCCAGGAACTCGAAGGCGTGTTCCGCGGCGCTCACTGGAACGTGACCAAAGTCATCTGGGGCCGTTTCTGGGACCCACTGCTGGCCAAGGACGTCGACGGCATCCTGCAACGTCGCATGGACGAAGTCATCGACGGCGAGTACCAGAACTACAAAGCCAAAGACGGCGCATTCGTGCGTGAACATTTCTTCAACACGCCAGAACTCAAGGCGATGGTTGCAGACCTGTCCGACGACGAGATCTGGAAACTCAACCGTGGCGGCCACGACCCGTACAAGGTCTACGCGGCGTACCACGAAGCGGTCAACCACAAAGAACAACCCACCGTCATCCTGGCCAAGACCATCAAGGGTTATGGCACCGGTGCCGGCGAAGCGAAGAACACTGCGCACAACACCAAGAAAGTCGATGTCGACAGCCTGAAGTTGTTCCGCGACCGCTTCGACATTCCGGTCAAGGACGAAGAGCTGGAAAACCTGCCGTTCTTCAAGCCGGAGCCAAACAGCGCCGAAGCCCGCTACCTGAGCGAGCGTCGCACTGCACTGGGCGGTTTCGTGCCGCAGCGTCGAGCCAAGAGCGTAAGCATTCCGACCCCGCCACTCGATACGCTGAAGGCTATCCTGGACGGCTCGGGCGACCGTGAAATCTCTACCACCATGGCCTTCGTGCGGATCCTCGCGCAGCTGGTCAAGGACAAGGAAATCGGTTCGCGCATCGTCCCGATCATCCCGGACGAAGCCCGTACCTTCGGTATGGAAGGCATGTTCCGCCAGTTGGGCATCTACTCCTCCGTCGGCCAGCTCTACGAGCCAGTCGATAAAGACCAGGTGATGTTCTACAAGGAAGACAAGAAGGGCCAGATCCTCGAAGAAGGCATCAACGAAGCGGGCGCCATGAGCTCCTTCATCGCTGCCGGTACGTCGTACTCCAGCCACAACCAGCCAATGCTGCCGTTCTACATCTTCTACTCGATGTTCGGCTTCCAGCGTATTGGCGACCTGGCGTGGGCAGCAGGCGACAGCCGTACCCGTGGCTTCCTGATCGGCGGTACCGCCGGCCGGACTACGTTGAACGGCGAAGGCCTGCAACACGAAGACGGTCACAGCCACATCCTGGCTGCCACCATCCCGAACTGCCGCACCTTTGATCCAACCTACGGCTATGAGCTGGCGGTGATCATCCAGGACGGCATGAAGAAGATGACCGAAGAACAGCAGGACGTTTTCTACTACATCACCGTGATGAACGAGTCCTACCAGCAACCTGCCATGCCGGCCGGTGTTGAGGAAGGCATCATCAAGGGCATGTACCTGCTCGAAGAAGACACCAAGGAAGCGGCGCACCACGTGCAGCTGATGGGCTCCGGCACCATCCTGCGTGAAGTGCGTGAAGCGGCGAAGATCCTGCGTGACGAGTTCAACGTCGGCGCTGACGTGTGGAGCGTTACCAGCTTCAACGAACTGCGTCGCGACGGCCTGGCCGTTGAGCGCAACAACCGCCTGCACCCTGGCCAGAAGCCACAACTGAGCTACGTCGAAGAATGCCTGAACGGCCGTAAAGGTCCGGTCATCGCGTCCACCGACTACATGAAGCTGTTTGCTGAACAAATTCGCCAGTGGGTCCCGTCCAAGGAATTCAAAGTCCTGGGCACCGACGGTTTCGGCCGCAGTGACAGCCGCAAGAAGCTGCGTCACTTCTTCGAAGTCGACCGTCACTTCGTGGTGTTGGCAGCCCTGGAAGCCTTGGCTGACCGTGGTGAGATCGAACCCAAGGTGGTGGCTGACGCTATCGTCAAGTTCGGGATCAACCCGGAAAAACGCAACCCACTGGACTGCTGA
- the glnE gene encoding bifunctional [glutamate--ammonia ligase]-adenylyl-L-tyrosine phosphorylase/[glutamate--ammonia-ligase] adenylyltransferase — MSLPTLAELPAILLPKAQRAEQSFRDAVAALDDDHGLSAWTPQRWADFVRVCAASDFVIEQSVRDPLMLLELVAWGELDRGFAPGELCGQIAGAVQQAETEDELGRVLRRQRTRQQVRIIWRDLTRQADLVQTCRDLSDMADASIDQAYQWLYQRHCAQFGTPTGRRSGEPQHMVILGMGKLGAVELNLSSDIDLIFAYPEGGETVGVKRSLDNQEFFIRLGQKLIKALDPMTVDGFVFRVDMRLRPYGSAGALVLSFNALEQYYQDQGRDWERYAMIKARVVAGDQVAGAQLLDMLRPFVYRRYLDFSAIEALRTMKQLIQQEVRRKGMADNIKLGSGGIREVEFIAQAFQLIHGGRDLSLQQRPLLKVLGTLEGQGYLPPAVIAELRNGYEFLRYTEHAIQAIADRQTQMLPDDPQDQARIAFMLGFADWAAFHERLMYWRGRVDWHFRQVIADPDEEEGEESELVVGGEWLPLWEESQDDEAACRQLAEGGFTDATKALKALAGLRNSPQLRAMQRLGRERLDAFIPRLLAQAVEHANPDLVLERVLPLVEAVARRSAYLVLLTENPDALRRLLTLCAASPWIAEQITRFPLLLDELLNEGRLFKPPLAPELAAELRERLTRIPEDDLEQQMEALRHFKLAHRLRVAASEIAGSLPLMKVSDYLTWLAEAILEQVLALAWRQTVARHGSPQRLDGTLCDPGFIIVGYGKVGGIELGHGSDLDLVFIHDGDPQAETDGAKPIDGAQFFTRLGQRIIHLLTTQTNSGQLYEVDMRLRPSGASGLLVSSLGAFDRYQQNEAWTWEHQALIRARVLVGSQDVGHAFEHVRAKVLGRERDLAKLRQEVSEMRAKMRDNLGTKTTAAGTGANAFEATAAFDLKQDAGGIVDIEFMVQYAALAWSAQHPSLLRYTDNIRILEGLEQVGLMPATDAHLLREVYKAYRSAAHRQALQNEAGTVAGDQFADERRQVMRIWKELGLS; from the coding sequence ATGAGCCTTCCAACGCTGGCCGAACTGCCGGCCATTCTCTTGCCAAAAGCCCAGCGGGCCGAGCAGTCATTTCGTGACGCCGTGGCCGCGCTGGACGACGATCATGGACTTTCTGCGTGGACGCCGCAACGGTGGGCCGACTTCGTCCGCGTGTGCGCCGCCAGTGATTTCGTGATTGAACAGAGTGTTCGTGACCCTTTGATGTTGCTCGAATTGGTGGCCTGGGGCGAGCTGGACCGGGGGTTCGCCCCTGGCGAGCTGTGCGGGCAAATTGCTGGCGCAGTGCAACAAGCCGAAACAGAAGACGAGCTGGGCCGTGTGTTGCGTCGCCAGCGTACCCGCCAGCAAGTACGCATCATCTGGCGCGATTTGACCCGCCAGGCGGACCTGGTGCAAACCTGCCGCGACCTTTCCGATATGGCCGATGCGAGCATCGACCAGGCCTACCAGTGGCTGTACCAGCGCCACTGCGCGCAGTTCGGCACGCCTACCGGCCGGCGCAGCGGCGAGCCGCAGCACATGGTCATCCTCGGCATGGGCAAGCTCGGCGCGGTGGAGCTGAACCTGTCGTCGGATATCGACCTGATTTTCGCGTATCCCGAAGGCGGCGAAACCGTCGGTGTTAAACGCTCGCTGGACAACCAGGAATTTTTCATCCGCCTTGGTCAAAAACTGATCAAGGCCCTCGACCCGATGACGGTTGACGGCTTTGTGTTCCGCGTCGATATGCGCCTGCGCCCCTACGGTTCAGCGGGCGCGTTGGTGCTCAGCTTCAATGCGCTGGAGCAGTACTACCAGGACCAGGGGCGTGACTGGGAGCGCTACGCCATGATCAAGGCGCGGGTGGTGGCGGGCGACCAGGTGGCGGGTGCGCAACTGCTCGATATGCTGCGACCGTTCGTTTATCGGCGCTATCTGGACTTCTCCGCCATCGAAGCGCTGCGCACCATGAAGCAGTTGATCCAGCAGGAAGTGCGGCGCAAAGGCATGGCCGACAATATCAAGCTGGGCTCGGGCGGTATCCGCGAAGTGGAATTTATCGCCCAGGCCTTCCAACTGATCCATGGCGGCCGCGACCTCAGCTTGCAACAGCGGCCGCTGCTCAAGGTGCTCGGCACCCTGGAAGGCCAGGGTTACCTGCCGCCTGCGGTGATCGCCGAATTGCGCAATGGCTACGAATTCCTGCGTTATACCGAACATGCGATCCAGGCGATTGCCGACCGCCAGACGCAAATGCTCCCGGACGACCCGCAAGATCAGGCGCGCATTGCCTTTATGCTGGGCTTCGCCGACTGGGCCGCGTTCCACGAGCGCCTGATGTACTGGCGCGGGCGCGTGGACTGGCATTTCCGTCAAGTGATTGCCGATCCAGACGAAGAAGAGGGTGAAGAAAGCGAGCTGGTCGTGGGCGGTGAGTGGTTGCCGTTGTGGGAAGAATCCCAAGACGACGAAGCGGCCTGCCGCCAATTGGCCGAAGGCGGGTTCACTGACGCGACCAAGGCGCTCAAAGCGTTGGCCGGCCTGCGCAACAGCCCGCAACTGCGTGCCATGCAGCGCCTGGGGCGCGAACGCCTGGATGCATTTATTCCGCGTCTGCTCGCCCAGGCTGTCGAACACGCCAACCCGGACCTGGTGCTGGAGCGCGTGTTGCCGCTGGTGGAAGCGGTCGCCCGGCGTTCTGCCTACCTGGTGCTGCTCACGGAAAACCCCGATGCCCTGCGTCGCCTGTTGACCCTGTGCGCCGCCAGCCCGTGGATCGCCGAACAGATCACCCGCTTCCCGCTGCTGCTGGATGAATTGCTTAACGAAGGCCGTTTGTTCAAGCCGCCATTGGCGCCGGAGCTTGCGGCTGAACTGCGCGAGCGCCTGACGCGAATCCCCGAGGACGACCTTGAGCAGCAGATGGAAGCCTTGCGGCACTTCAAGTTGGCTCACCGCCTGCGCGTGGCCGCGTCGGAAATCGCCGGCAGCCTGCCGCTGATGAAAGTCAGCGACTACCTGACCTGGCTTGCCGAGGCCATTCTTGAGCAGGTGCTGGCCCTGGCCTGGCGCCAGACCGTCGCGCGTCACGGCTCGCCACAGCGGTTGGACGGTACGTTGTGCGATCCTGGGTTCATTATTGTCGGTTACGGGAAAGTCGGCGGGATCGAACTGGGGCATGGTTCGGACCTGGACCTGGTGTTTATCCATGACGGCGATCCGCAGGCTGAAACCGATGGCGCCAAGCCGATTGATGGCGCGCAGTTCTTCACGCGCCTGGGCCAGCGCATCATTCACTTGCTGACCACCCAGACCAACTCCGGCCAGCTGTATGAAGTGGACATGCGCCTGCGGCCTTCCGGGGCCTCCGGGCTGTTGGTCAGTTCACTGGGAGCGTTCGATCGCTATCAACAAAATGAAGCCTGGACCTGGGAACACCAGGCATTGATCCGTGCGCGGGTGCTGGTCGGTAGCCAGGATGTGGGGCATGCGTTTGAACACGTCCGGGCTAAAGTGTTGGGCCGGGAGCGGGACCTGGCGAAGCTGCGCCAGGAGGTCAGCGAGATGCGCGCGAAGATGCGTGACAACCTGGGTACCAAGACCACGGCGGCCGGCACCGGCGCCAATGCCTTCGAAGCCACGGCGGCGTTCGACCTCAAGCAGGACGCCGGAGGTATCGTCGATATTGAATTTATGGTGCAATACGCGGCTTTGGCGTGGTCTGCGCAACATCCATCGTTGCTGCGCTATACCGACAATATCCGCATTCTGGAAGGCCTGGAGCAGGTGGGCTTGATGCCCGCCACCGATGCCCATCTGCTGCGTGAGGTGTATAAGGCCTACCGTTCCGCCGCGCACCGCCAGGCCTTGCAAAACGAGGCCGGTACGGTGGCCGGGGATCAGTTCGCCGACGAACGGCGCCAGGTGATGCGAATCTGGAAAGAACTGGGGTTAAGCTGA
- the waaF gene encoding lipopolysaccharide heptosyltransferase II, protein MNILIVGPSWVGDMVMAQTLFQCLRMRYPDCQIDVLAPEWSRPILERMPEVRKALSFPLGHGALELATRRRIGKSLAGEYDQAILLPNSLKSALVPYFAGIPKRTGWRGEFRYVLLNDVRRLDKARYPLMIERFMALAYEPGAELPKPYPRPSLQIDPVSRDAALAKFGLQLDRPVLALCPGAEFGESKRWPSEHYAKVAEAKIREGWQVWLFGSKKDHPVGEDIRQRLIPGLREESVNLSGDTSLAEAIDLLSCADSVVSNDSGLMHVAAALNRPLVAVYGSTSPGFTPPLADKVEVVRLGLECSPCFERTCRFGHYNCMRQLLPQPVNEALQRLQGSVVEVR, encoded by the coding sequence ATGAATATTCTGATCGTTGGGCCCAGTTGGGTCGGTGACATGGTGATGGCGCAGACACTGTTCCAGTGCCTGCGCATGCGCTACCCAGACTGCCAGATCGACGTGCTCGCCCCTGAGTGGAGCCGGCCGATCCTTGAGCGCATGCCCGAGGTGCGCAAGGCCTTGAGCTTCCCGCTCGGTCACGGTGCCCTGGAGTTGGCGACCCGCCGCCGCATCGGTAAATCCTTGGCGGGCGAATACGACCAGGCGATCCTGTTGCCCAACTCGCTCAAGTCGGCGCTGGTGCCGTATTTTGCCGGCATCCCCAAACGCACCGGCTGGCGCGGCGAGTTTCGCTACGTGCTGCTCAATGATGTGCGCAGGTTGGACAAAGCCCGCTACCCGCTGATGATCGAGCGTTTCATGGCCCTGGCGTACGAGCCGGGTGCCGAGTTGCCCAAGCCGTATCCGCGCCCGAGCCTGCAGATCGACCCGGTCAGCCGCGACGCCGCCCTGGCCAAGTTCGGCCTGCAACTCGACCGTCCGGTCCTGGCGCTGTGCCCAGGGGCCGAGTTTGGCGAGTCCAAGCGCTGGCCATCGGAACACTACGCCAAGGTCGCCGAGGCCAAGATCCGCGAAGGTTGGCAGGTGTGGTTGTTTGGTTCGAAGAAGGATCATCCGGTGGGTGAAGATATTCGCCAGCGCCTGATTCCCGGCCTTCGCGAAGAGTCGGTCAACCTCAGTGGCGACACGTCCCTGGCTGAGGCCATCGACCTGCTGTCCTGCGCTGATTCGGTGGTGTCCAACGACTCCGGCCTGATGCACGTCGCCGCCGCGCTGAACCGCCCATTGGTGGCGGTGTACGGCTCCACTTCCCCTGGTTTCACCCCGCCTTTGGCCGATAAGGTCGAAGTCGTGCGCCTGGGCCTGGAGTGCAGTCCGTGCTTTGAGCGCACCTGCCGTTTCGGTCACTACAACTGCATGCGCCAATTGCTGCCGCAGCCGGTGAACGAAGCCTTGCAGCGGTTGCAGGGCTCTGTGGTCGAGGTCCGATAG
- the waaC gene encoding lipopolysaccharide heptosyltransferase I translates to MRVLVIKTSSLGDVIHALPALTDAARAIPGIQFDWVVEEGFAEIPTWHPAVDKVIPVAIRRWRKNIWQTLKSGEWRRFKQQVQSTKYDLVIDAQGLLKSAWLTRYVRAPVAGFDKHSAREPFAARFYSRRLAVARGQHAVERLRQLFAVALGYDLPKGLGDYGLGVDKLLGLPPKKPFVLLLHGTTWDTKHWPETYWRELAERMGRLGVDVKLPWGNAAEKARAERLAQGLPNAEVLPKLNLAGVARVLAGARACVAVDTGLGHLAAALDVPTISLFGPTNPGLTGAYGKGQIHLASDFPCAPCLQKHCTYQPTADDLRRFDITRESPLCFTRLNPERVASRLSTLLLAEELH, encoded by the coding sequence TTGCGCGTACTGGTAATCAAGACCTCATCCCTGGGCGATGTGATCCACGCGTTGCCGGCACTGACCGACGCGGCGCGGGCGATCCCCGGCATTCAATTCGACTGGGTCGTGGAAGAGGGCTTTGCCGAAATTCCCACCTGGCATCCGGCGGTCGACAAGGTCATCCCGGTGGCGATCCGCCGCTGGCGCAAAAACATTTGGCAGACCCTCAAAAGTGGCGAATGGCGGCGCTTCAAGCAGCAGGTCCAGTCGACCAAGTACGACCTGGTGATCGACGCCCAAGGCCTGCTTAAAAGCGCCTGGCTGACCCGCTATGTACGTGCCCCGGTAGCCGGTTTCGACAAGCACTCGGCCCGTGAACCGTTCGCAGCACGCTTTTACTCCCGGCGCCTGGCCGTGGCCCGCGGGCAACATGCGGTGGAGCGTTTGCGCCAACTGTTCGCCGTGGCGCTGGGTTATGACTTACCCAAAGGCCTGGGCGACTATGGCCTGGGCGTCGATAAGCTGCTCGGCCTGCCGCCGAAAAAACCCTTCGTCCTGCTGCTGCACGGCACCACCTGGGACACCAAGCACTGGCCAGAAACCTACTGGCGTGAGTTGGCCGAACGCATGGGCCGCCTGGGTGTGGACGTGAAATTGCCCTGGGGCAACGCCGCCGAAAAAGCCCGCGCCGAACGCCTGGCGCAGGGCCTGCCAAATGCCGAAGTGCTGCCCAAGCTGAACCTGGCCGGTGTCGCCCGCGTATTGGCCGGCGCACGCGCCTGCGTGGCGGTTGACACCGGTCTCGGTCACCTGGCTGCTGCGCTGGACGTGCCGACCATTTCCCTGTTCGGTCCGACCAACCCAGGCCTCACTGGCGCCTATGGCAAGGGCCAGATTCACCTGGCGAGCGACTTCCCCTGCGCGCCCTGCCTGCAAAAACACTGTACCTATCAACCGACGGCCGACGACCTGCGTCGGTTCGACATCACGCGCGAGTCGCCCCTGTGCTTCACGCGCCTGAACCCTGAGCGTGTGGCAAGCCGACTGAGCACGTTGTTACTGGCTGAGGAGCTGCACTGA
- a CDS encoding glycosyltransferase family 4 protein yields MQLAFVLYKYFPFGGLQRDFMRIALECQQRGHQIRVYTLIWEGDIPPGFEVLVAPVKAFFNHRRNEKLSAWMEADLAQRPVDRLIGFNKMPGLDVYYAADGCFEDKAQNLRHSLYKSFGRYRHFAEYERAVFAKDAKTEVLMISEVQQPLFIKYYDTPLGRFHLLPPGIAQDRRAPPNAAEIREGFRKEFNLGADDLLLVQIGSGFKTKGVDRSLKAVAALPAELKKRTRLFVIGQDDPKVFQLQSATLGLGDNVQFLKGRSDIPRFLLGADLLIHPAYNENTGTVLLEALVAGLPVLVSAVCGYAHYINEADSGLVLDEPFEQTQLNQYLAQMLTDTAQRAAWSRNGLAFAETADLYSMPQHAADVILAEPKR; encoded by the coding sequence ATGCAACTGGCTTTTGTTCTGTACAAATATTTCCCCTTTGGCGGCCTGCAGCGTGACTTCATGCGCATCGCCCTGGAATGCCAGCAGCGTGGCCACCAGATTCGTGTCTACACGCTGATCTGGGAAGGCGATATCCCGCCCGGTTTCGAAGTGCTGGTGGCGCCGGTCAAGGCGTTCTTCAACCATCGGCGCAACGAGAAACTCAGCGCCTGGATGGAGGCCGACCTGGCCCAGCGCCCGGTGGACCGCCTGATTGGTTTCAACAAAATGCCTGGCCTGGACGTGTACTACGCCGCCGACGGCTGCTTTGAAGACAAGGCGCAAAACCTGCGCCATTCGCTGTACAAAAGCTTTGGCCGGTATCGCCACTTTGCCGAGTACGAGCGCGCGGTGTTTGCCAAGGACGCCAAGACCGAAGTCTTGATGATTTCCGAAGTGCAGCAGCCGCTGTTCATCAAGTATTACGACACCCCGCTGGGACGCTTCCACTTGCTGCCGCCGGGCATTGCCCAGGACCGCCGCGCGCCGCCGAATGCCGCCGAGATTCGCGAAGGTTTCCGCAAGGAGTTCAACCTGGGCGCAGACGATCTGTTGCTGGTGCAGATCGGCTCCGGCTTCAAGACCAAGGGCGTCGACCGCAGCCTCAAGGCCGTGGCCGCCTTGCCAGCGGAGCTGAAAAAGCGCACGCGTCTGTTTGTAATCGGCCAGGACGACCCCAAAGTATTCCAGTTGCAGAGCGCCACGTTGGGGCTGGGCGATAACGTGCAGTTCCTCAAAGGCCGCAGTGATATCCCACGTTTCCTGCTGGGCGCCGACCTGCTGATCCACCCGGCGTACAACGAAAACACTGGCACCGTATTGCTTGAAGCCCTGGTGGCCGGGTTGCCGGTGCTGGTCTCGGCCGTGTGTGGTTATGCGCATTACATCAATGAGGCCGACAGCGGCCTGGTGCTGGATGAGCCGTTTGAGCAAACGCAGCTGAACCAGTATTTGGCCCAGATGCTCACCGACACTGCACAGCGCGCGGCCTGGAGCCGCAATGGGTTGGCCTTCGCCGAGACGGCCGACCTCTACAGCATGCCGCAGCACGCGGCAGATGTGATTCTGGCGGAGCCAAAACGATGA